One part of the Actinomyces howellii genome encodes these proteins:
- a CDS encoding fructosamine kinase family protein, translating to MRKRDDLPGATRLEAQGLAWLAEAMPDGGAHTVPAVVGDGWIDEPRLSRSTVTPQAAEAFGRALAVTHAAGAPAFGSAPPGWDGRTQMGRCDIRLRPHSPDSDQRTWGEFYAEDRLAPYVRSGYDRGALDAAQVRLLEAVCRRLRDGELGEEQPALVLSGARERGQTTAVARTHGDLWCGNVLWVPSSEVAAWAPGGAGRGPARTPDHGSAPGSEPGSGRRTGPTSHPASHLDGEQGAAAGAGPGTGVVGVLIDPLAHGAHAETDLAALGVFGQRHLDRIVGAYNEVSPLAPGWRERVGLHQLHILMIHVHLFGGGYGSQAASVARSYA from the coding sequence ATGCGCAAACGGGACGACCTTCCCGGGGCCACCCGGCTCGAGGCGCAGGGCCTGGCCTGGCTGGCTGAGGCGATGCCGGACGGCGGGGCGCACACGGTGCCCGCTGTCGTGGGAGACGGGTGGATCGACGAGCCGCGGCTGAGCCGGTCGACAGTGACCCCCCAGGCCGCTGAGGCCTTCGGCAGGGCACTGGCCGTCACGCACGCCGCTGGCGCACCGGCCTTTGGGTCGGCGCCACCGGGATGGGACGGTCGGACGCAGATGGGACGCTGCGACATTCGCCTGCGGCCCCACTCCCCCGACTCCGATCAACGCACCTGGGGGGAGTTCTACGCCGAGGACCGACTGGCGCCCTACGTGCGTTCGGGCTACGACCGCGGTGCGCTCGACGCCGCTCAGGTGCGCCTGCTCGAGGCGGTGTGCCGTCGGTTGCGGGACGGGGAGCTGGGCGAGGAGCAGCCGGCACTCGTGCTGAGCGGCGCCCGCGAGCGCGGGCAGACGACTGCCGTGGCGCGCACCCACGGCGACCTGTGGTGCGGCAACGTCCTGTGGGTCCCGTCCAGCGAGGTCGCGGCATGGGCTCCCGGTGGCGCCGGCCGAGGACCGGCACGTACCCCGGATCACGGGTCGGCCCCTGGCTCGGAGCCCGGCTCGGGCCGCAGGACCGGCCCCACCTCGCATCCCGCCTCGCACCTCGACGGGGAGCAGGGAGCTGCCGCGGGCGCCGGCCCTGGCACCGGGGTCGTCGGCGTCCTCATCGACCCCCTGGCGCACGGAGCCCACGCGGAGACCGACCTGGCTGCTTTGGGTGTCTTCGGCCAGCGTCACCTCGACCGGATCGTTGGGGCGTACAACGAGGTCTCGCCCTTGGCACCCGGCTGGCGCGAGAGGGTGGGCCTTCATCAGCTGCACATCCTCATGATCCACGTGCACCTCTTCGGAGGAGGTTACGGGAGCCAGGCGGCGTCGGTGGCACGGTCCTACGCCTGA
- a CDS encoding glycosyltransferase: MPPAETSADPHPGSQRVAVVIPAKEEADLVATTVRACRAIPRVDLVVVVDDGSTDGTQDHARAAGAVTVRHSVSRGKASAMETGASVVAMRDYEDGPARLLLFVDADLGDSAAACAELVPPVVDGVADMAIAVPPRQAGAGGSGRVVRAARSAITSATGWSPVAPLSGQRCLSREAYEAAAPLAEGWGVEVGLTIDVLVAGKTVIEVPCDITHRVSGNDTAGRLHRASQYRDVLRAVAGRRLRRVRVPSRVFESAAREQAHFLAYRAWPGPDTPAM; this comes from the coding sequence ATGCCGCCCGCTGAGACGTCCGCCGACCCGCACCCCGGGAGCCAGCGCGTCGCCGTGGTCATCCCTGCCAAGGAAGAGGCCGACCTCGTCGCCACGACCGTGCGGGCCTGCCGCGCGATCCCGCGGGTCGACCTCGTCGTCGTCGTCGACGACGGCTCCACCGACGGGACCCAGGATCACGCACGCGCCGCCGGAGCCGTGACCGTGCGTCACTCGGTCTCACGCGGCAAGGCCTCCGCGATGGAGACAGGCGCCAGCGTCGTGGCCATGCGCGACTATGAGGACGGCCCGGCCCGCCTCCTGCTCTTCGTCGACGCCGACCTGGGCGACTCAGCCGCCGCCTGCGCCGAGCTCGTCCCGCCCGTGGTCGACGGGGTCGCGGACATGGCGATCGCGGTCCCGCCGCGGCAGGCCGGTGCGGGAGGGAGCGGCCGGGTCGTGCGCGCGGCCCGCTCGGCGATCACGTCGGCCACCGGCTGGTCGCCCGTGGCCCCCCTGTCCGGTCAGCGATGTCTGAGCCGCGAGGCCTACGAGGCCGCCGCACCGCTGGCCGAGGGCTGGGGCGTCGAGGTCGGCCTGACCATCGACGTCCTCGTCGCCGGCAAGACCGTCATCGAGGTCCCCTGCGACATCACCCACCGCGTCAGCGGCAACGACACCGCCGGGCGCCTGCACCGCGCCTCCCAGTACCGCGACGTCCTGCGAGCGGTGGCGGGCCGCAGACTGCGCCGTGTGCGCGTGCCCTCGCGGGTCTTCGAGTCCGCCGCCCGCGAGCAGGCGCACTTCCTCGCCTACCGAGCCTGGCCAGGACCCGACACGCCCGCGATGTGA
- a CDS encoding sugar O-acetyltransferase, with protein MSAPDNPYLFDETETRRRLDTGELYTDFGPGLEDLEEERVRGKELVERFNAASIRDPELRTALARELFASFGEGSWLETPIYCAYGSHTSIGSGCWFNTGTTLIDDAAIRIGDRVLLGPHVTIATAGHPIDPGLRVTGAQFSAVVTIEDEVWVGANVTILPGVTVGHGSVIAAGSVVTAHVPPMTVVAGVPARVVRAIEPGEQTAYRPPRSL; from the coding sequence ATGAGCGCCCCCGACAACCCGTACCTCTTCGACGAGACCGAGACCCGACGTCGCCTTGACACAGGCGAGCTCTACACGGACTTCGGTCCGGGTCTGGAGGACCTGGAGGAGGAGCGCGTACGCGGCAAGGAGCTCGTCGAGCGGTTCAACGCCGCCTCGATCCGCGACCCCGAGCTCCGCACGGCGCTGGCGCGCGAGCTCTTCGCCTCCTTCGGGGAGGGCTCCTGGCTCGAGACGCCGATCTACTGCGCCTACGGGTCGCACACGAGCATCGGTTCCGGCTGCTGGTTCAACACCGGCACCACCCTCATCGATGACGCCGCGATCCGCATCGGCGACCGTGTTCTCCTTGGCCCCCACGTCACGATCGCGACCGCAGGTCACCCCATCGATCCCGGGCTGCGGGTCACGGGCGCGCAGTTCTCCGCCGTCGTCACCATCGAGGACGAGGTGTGGGTGGGGGCCAACGTCACCATCCTGCCCGGAGTGACCGTCGGACACGGCTCTGTCATCGCCGCCGGCTCGGTCGTCACCGCGCACGTCCCGCCGATGACCGTGGTTGCAGGGGTCCCTGCCCGGGTCGTGCGTGCGATCGAGCCGGGGGAGCAGACCGCCTATCGCCCGCCGCGGAGCCTGTGA
- a CDS encoding amidohydrolase family protein: MPSPRPSTPHLPDAFPAFDAYPAEPTTPAPGELDGWITPPTDGGERLDGRSLHLLTADRVLTGRRGDAPGSLEIVGDVPTPASASPAQIEAARSAGRGGAVLTAGQRIVAVGTVADLTARLDALTGAVGSSGSQVRRVDLPGCTLLPGLIETHAHLASSDADVEYPAYGPHEIARLTLNAARAARHLLSVGVTSVQSLGARHYVDVALRDAIESGDLRGPRVRASGPQITTTAGHAWYHHAEVDGPDDIRREVRTHHKMGVDTIKAMATGGFTTGGSTPWNAQFSLEELTVLVDDAHRLGKWTAAHAHGVTGIERAVRAGVDYLAHASFISEAGRSVWDPRLGALMAETGVYVDCTITPDTPRMLMRDDSFAPPARLLWEHGVRIVAGRDSGIPGVPQRGYVGGLEAMEWVGLPRTEVLLAATSRAAAAIGCAGVTGVLAEDFAADLIAVAGDPRQGLGALRDLRLVVAAGREFVPDALEGLAARGLDPDEPLDMPGHNGTSLDGGPSALLAQWRESQLRAASHPEV; the protein is encoded by the coding sequence ATGCCATCGCCCCGCCCGTCCACCCCGCACCTGCCGGACGCCTTCCCCGCCTTCGACGCCTACCCCGCTGAGCCCACCACGCCCGCACCCGGCGAGCTCGACGGCTGGATCACCCCGCCCACCGACGGCGGTGAGCGGCTCGACGGCCGGTCCCTCCACCTGCTCACCGCCGACCGGGTGCTCACCGGCCGACGCGGTGACGCCCCCGGCTCACTCGAGATCGTCGGCGATGTCCCGACTCCTGCCTCAGCCTCCCCGGCCCAGATCGAGGCCGCCCGTTCCGCCGGTCGCGGTGGGGCGGTCCTCACCGCGGGCCAACGCATCGTGGCGGTCGGCACCGTCGCCGACCTCACCGCGCGACTGGACGCACTGACCGGCGCCGTCGGATCGAGCGGTTCCCAGGTCCGCCGCGTCGACCTGCCCGGCTGCACCCTCCTTCCCGGTCTCATCGAGACCCACGCCCACCTGGCAAGCTCTGACGCCGACGTCGAGTACCCCGCATACGGCCCCCACGAGATCGCCCGCCTCACCCTCAACGCCGCCCGTGCGGCCCGCCACCTCCTGAGCGTCGGCGTCACGAGCGTCCAGAGCCTGGGCGCCCGTCACTACGTCGACGTCGCGCTGCGCGACGCCATCGAGTCCGGCGACCTGCGTGGGCCCCGTGTGCGGGCCTCCGGTCCTCAGATCACGACGACCGCCGGCCATGCCTGGTACCACCACGCCGAGGTCGACGGCCCTGACGACATCCGCCGCGAGGTCCGCACCCACCACAAGATGGGGGTCGACACCATCAAGGCCATGGCCACCGGAGGCTTCACCACCGGCGGCTCGACCCCGTGGAACGCGCAGTTCAGCCTCGAGGAGCTGACCGTCCTCGTCGACGACGCACACCGCCTGGGCAAGTGGACCGCCGCCCACGCCCACGGCGTGACGGGTATCGAGCGGGCCGTGCGAGCCGGGGTGGACTACCTCGCCCACGCCTCCTTCATCTCCGAGGCGGGACGCTCGGTGTGGGACCCGCGGCTGGGGGCGCTCATGGCCGAGACGGGGGTCTACGTCGACTGCACGATCACGCCGGACACCCCCCGCATGCTCATGCGCGACGACTCCTTCGCCCCGCCGGCCAGGCTGCTGTGGGAGCACGGGGTGCGCATCGTGGCCGGTCGGGACTCGGGCATCCCCGGAGTGCCCCAGCGCGGTTACGTCGGCGGGCTGGAGGCCATGGAGTGGGTCGGGCTGCCGCGCACCGAGGTGCTGCTCGCCGCGACCTCCCGGGCGGCGGCGGCCATCGGCTGCGCCGGCGTGACGGGGGTGCTGGCCGAGGACTTCGCTGCCGACCTCATCGCCGTCGCCGGGGACCCGCGTCAAGGGCTGGGGGCCCTGCGCGACCTGCGACTGGTCGTGGCGGCGGGGCGGGAGTTCGTGCCCGACGCCCTGGAGGGGCTGGCGGCCCGCGGCCTGGACCCTGATGAGCCCCTCGACATGCCTGGCCACAACGGCACCTCTCTGGACGGCGGCCCCTCGGCGCTCCTGGCGCAGTGGCGCGAGAGCCAGCTGCGTGCCGCCAGCCACCCCGAGGTCTGA
- a CDS encoding VirD4-like conjugal transfer protein, CD1115 family, producing MTRAKVFIGVVLAALCWWVGNKVSWQVRADSAAGLSPSDIMTRWWYDIVHDPVHLSWSSGDVLAGLGVVAALGLAWAYYYGSRRATRPGEEQGSARWGGSRDIKPFVGDRRQDLLFTRTESLSLDSRRTQRNLNVLVIGSSGSGKSRYFVMPNLYQANTSFVVTDPKGEILSATGSELVRRGYEIRCLNLVDFSASDTFNPLAYFNPGQAEVDCAILTENFIANTTGQKPSTGSDFWEKAERALLTSLISYVYFTKGADGTLLDVVDMLAAMSASEEDEHATSEIDALFAATKECIDDYDAEPQAYDAEAVAMLEGLRFSCSQYNVYTQGAGETKKSIIISLGVRMAPLHMAQVRRILASDSIAADQVGARPTALFLVVPDTHQAFSFLASIFYETFFERNVYLADHNGGRLTVPIQCFMDEFANIGKMPSFERKIAVMRSRGISTAVILQNYSQGKALYRDDWETIVGNCDSLLFLGGNEASTTEFISKRLGKETITQEDSSLQRGTSGSWSRSWRSTGRELLLPDEVARLPGRECLYLLRGVAPFRSRKLDAPQTGVFSYTPRPVVPRARLDDQGESGVETDLPVESGGDASAWLDAAPGSSDEDDVHLAQDDGLPQDEEEALDEDDELTMTITWPDGHVDEETIRMSEISDDEALLAG from the coding sequence ATGACTAGAGCGAAAGTCTTCATTGGGGTCGTTCTCGCCGCCCTGTGCTGGTGGGTCGGGAACAAGGTCTCATGGCAAGTGCGGGCGGATTCCGCGGCAGGACTGAGTCCGTCCGACATCATGACTCGATGGTGGTATGACATCGTCCACGATCCCGTTCACCTGTCCTGGAGCAGTGGCGACGTCCTCGCCGGCCTGGGGGTGGTGGCGGCTCTCGGTCTGGCGTGGGCGTACTACTACGGCTCACGCCGGGCCACTCGGCCTGGAGAGGAGCAGGGGTCGGCACGGTGGGGCGGGTCTCGGGACATTAAGCCCTTTGTCGGTGATCGACGCCAGGACCTGCTGTTCACCCGGACGGAGTCGCTCAGCCTCGATTCACGCCGCACGCAACGAAATCTTAACGTCCTCGTTATCGGCTCATCGGGGTCCGGAAAATCACGCTACTTCGTCATGCCGAACCTGTATCAGGCTAACACGTCATTCGTTGTGACGGACCCCAAGGGCGAGATACTCTCTGCGACGGGTTCCGAGCTCGTACGTCGAGGATACGAGATCCGCTGTCTCAACCTCGTCGACTTCTCGGCATCCGACACCTTCAACCCCCTGGCCTACTTCAATCCCGGACAGGCTGAGGTCGACTGCGCCATCCTGACGGAGAACTTCATCGCCAACACCACAGGACAGAAGCCGTCAACAGGAAGCGACTTCTGGGAGAAGGCTGAGAGAGCGCTGCTCACATCTCTCATCAGCTACGTCTACTTCACAAAGGGGGCGGACGGGACTCTTCTTGACGTCGTCGACATGCTCGCTGCGATGAGCGCGTCAGAGGAGGACGAGCACGCCACAAGCGAGATCGACGCACTCTTCGCAGCGACGAAAGAATGTATCGACGACTACGACGCCGAACCCCAGGCATACGACGCGGAGGCGGTCGCGATGCTGGAGGGGCTGCGGTTCTCTTGCTCTCAGTACAATGTCTACACGCAGGGCGCTGGCGAGACGAAGAAGTCCATCATCATCTCGCTGGGTGTGCGCATGGCCCCGCTGCACATGGCACAGGTCCGCAGGATTCTGGCCTCTGACTCGATCGCAGCGGACCAGGTGGGGGCGCGTCCGACCGCATTGTTCCTGGTGGTGCCGGACACGCACCAGGCGTTCAGTTTCCTCGCATCGATCTTCTATGAGACGTTCTTCGAGCGCAACGTCTACCTGGCGGACCACAACGGCGGGCGCCTCACCGTACCGATTCAGTGCTTCATGGACGAGTTCGCCAACATCGGGAAGATGCCGTCCTTCGAGCGAAAAATTGCAGTCATGCGTTCGCGAGGCATCTCGACAGCAGTCATCCTTCAGAACTACTCCCAGGGCAAGGCGTTGTATCGTGACGACTGGGAGACTATCGTCGGTAACTGTGACTCATTGCTGTTTCTTGGAGGCAACGAGGCGTCGACGACCGAGTTTATCTCCAAGCGCCTCGGAAAGGAGACGATCACACAAGAGGACAGCAGTCTACAGAGAGGCACGAGCGGTTCGTGGTCACGGTCATGGCGATCGACGGGCCGCGAGCTCCTCCTGCCTGATGAGGTGGCGCGGCTGCCAGGACGTGAGTGCTTGTACCTGTTGCGCGGGGTTGCCCCGTTCCGTTCACGGAAGCTCGATGCTCCTCAGACAGGCGTCTTTTCATACACTCCGCGCCCCGTGGTGCCTCGTGCTCGGCTCGATGACCAGGGCGAATCGGGCGTGGAGACCGATCTCCCAGTGGAGTCCGGAGGCGATGCGAGTGCATGGCTCGACGCCGCGCCGGGCTCGTCCGACGAGGATGACGTTCATCTCGCGCAGGACGACGGTCTGCCTCAGGACGAGGAGGAGGCGCTCGACGAGGACGATGAGTTGACGATGACGATCACGTGGCCGGATGGCCATGTCGACGAGGAGACGATACGGATGAGCGAGATCTCCGACGACGAGGCGTTGCTAGCCGGTTGA
- a CDS encoding DUF3801 domain-containing protein, translating to MLADEGGQAALKVYIEITKDAVKVVSKVVDVTARSLYNITRMAGHGLSQAVSRQLNTGSMSLSRLRRNVGPDLKSVAISPQMARSLRADLRRRGVSFSIEKGADGHSYVHFSGKDINTVRHGLAQVQARISREMKKSVNQPDGRTAQRPSRQRRQEPGAGRRQTRSGRQVKSRRQTLDGIRSRQRAMAGKRAAAPMRSRPARTVAR from the coding sequence ATGTTGGCAGACGAGGGCGGACAGGCGGCGCTCAAGGTCTACATCGAGATCACGAAGGACGCTGTCAAAGTCGTCAGCAAGGTGGTCGATGTGACCGCCAGATCCTTGTACAACATTACGCGCATGGCAGGTCACGGCCTATCCCAGGCGGTATCCAGGCAGCTGAACACCGGTTCCATGAGCCTGTCTCGTCTGCGCCGCAACGTGGGTCCGGATCTGAAGTCCGTCGCGATCAGTCCTCAGATGGCGAGGAGCCTGCGTGCCGACCTGCGCCGACGAGGTGTCAGCTTCTCGATCGAAAAAGGTGCGGACGGCCACAGCTATGTGCACTTCTCCGGAAAGGACATCAACACCGTTCGACATGGGTTGGCGCAAGTCCAGGCGCGTATCTCGAGAGAGATGAAGAAGTCAGTCAATCAACCTGATGGCCGTACGGCGCAGCGCCCATCGAGACAACGACGTCAGGAACCTGGCGCCGGGCGCCGTCAAACGCGGTCGGGTCGGCAGGTCAAGAGCAGGCGTCAGACACTTGACGGGATCAGATCGCGCCAGCGCGCGATGGCAGGAAAGCGGGCGGCCGCTCCTATGCGAAGCCGCCCTGCGAGGACGGTGGCACGATAA
- a CDS encoding DEAD/DEAH box helicase family protein has translation MESRTHPGPGREPGTGPGVDPGALERTAAQVQALVDRLAPDHTLPRKPAEGTLWHDLGEAVRAAYLKRAQESGSRSGRALVMAGPPGAGKSRVVQTARQALDPSSHQRLGVDETGMTTVDADDVKQLLLGTPVTGLEVDPHLLGRARAHWQALLADHAPGVLADGQPVNRGALATLVHPMSTTTADTVRQALLKERFDVKIEGTLQWMPTPTTGQGPTLVRELKAARYTQVTVVVADTDQATCLEGARTRWEQARTQADPAARYTPPEAVTSTFTTDGTGTTVSRPVTNARATHELATQIDQFAGVDLLVVSRRAGRAPTVEHTDRHGRTRHHVPDAHERARTQQAPTRSDPAAPAPAGARQTLDKIRSLAAARTQDPRPRTNPHPTHHHTR, from the coding sequence GTGGAGTCCCGCACCCACCCCGGTCCCGGTCGTGAGCCGGGTACTGGCCCCGGCGTCGACCCTGGCGCCCTGGAGCGCACTGCCGCCCAGGTCCAGGCCCTCGTCGACCGCCTCGCCCCCGACCACACCCTGCCCCGCAAGCCCGCAGAGGGGACCTTGTGGCACGACCTGGGTGAGGCGGTCAGGGCCGCCTACCTGAAGCGGGCCCAGGAGTCTGGGTCGCGTTCGGGTCGGGCCCTGGTCATGGCCGGTCCCCCGGGAGCGGGCAAGAGCCGTGTCGTGCAGACCGCCCGCCAGGCGCTGGACCCCAGCAGCCACCAGCGCCTGGGCGTCGACGAGACCGGTATGACCACTGTCGACGCCGACGACGTCAAGCAGCTCCTCCTGGGCACCCCCGTTACGGGCCTGGAGGTCGACCCCCACCTGCTGGGGCGGGCCCGCGCCCACTGGCAGGCCCTCCTGGCCGACCACGCCCCCGGGGTGCTGGCTGACGGCCAGCCCGTCAACCGGGGGGCCCTGGCCACCCTCGTCCACCCCATGTCCACCACCACCGCCGACACCGTCCGCCAGGCCCTGCTCAAGGAGCGGTTCGACGTCAAGATCGAGGGCACCCTGCAGTGGATGCCCACCCCGACCACCGGCCAGGGCCCCACCCTCGTACGCGAGCTCAAGGCCGCCCGGTACACCCAGGTGACGGTGGTAGTGGCTGACACCGACCAGGCCACCTGCCTGGAAGGGGCCCGCACCCGCTGGGAGCAGGCCCGCACCCAGGCCGACCCCGCCGCCCGCTACACCCCACCGGAGGCGGTCACCAGCACCTTCACCACCGACGGGACCGGAACCACCGTGTCCCGGCCCGTCACCAACGCCCGGGCCACCCACGAGCTGGCCACCCAGATCGACCAGTTCGCCGGCGTCGACCTGCTCGTCGTGTCCCGTCGCGCGGGCCGCGCGCCCACCGTCGAGCACACCGACCGCCACGGCCGCACCCGCCACCACGTCCCCGACGCGCACGAGCGGGCCAGAACCCAGCAGGCTCCCACCCGCTCCGACCCGGCCGCCCCCGCACCAGCAGGAGCCCGCCAGACCCTGGACAAGATCCGCTCCCTGGCCGCCGCCAGGACCCAGGACCCACGACCCCGCACCAACCCACACCCCACACACCACCACACCCGATAA
- a CDS encoding MinD/ParA family ATP-binding protein gives MITVMIGQDGSGTYVDESGETPVFGASERELRGLLIGRVMYRARQEGRPVRVAAIDASGRSELLVSPDGTVSVAPEGPDTSGPDSGRLVPPAVAEGRPIPARAAGAREVSDPMHSGAGFGAPPSFEPYQGEPQERFASAQPPEYQAPAASRSSGPADPVSIVPPSFLASNSASGPRPTGWRAHAARLGLRVGATDAERQQWIDERAVAQHWPGPRTIAVLNGKGGAGKTPTSILLAGYFARLGSGSVVAADGNVTRGTLGWRTEQGPHNATILDLVPEIDRLMDPAARNGDVAAFTHHQTVDQFDVLRSNPLLLSTEQKLTPAQLDGVQQVLTRYYRMIIWDTGNDEGDELWLRIVSHADQIVIATTTRADHAEAGRLLLEGLAARDERSAALVRNAVVVVSQADKEEARAQSLADGFTATAREVVTIPYDAAMREQWLRSDKLAAPTRVAWLHAAAAVARGL, from the coding sequence ATGATCACGGTGATGATCGGGCAGGACGGGTCCGGCACTTATGTCGATGAGTCGGGAGAGACCCCGGTCTTCGGTGCCTCCGAGAGGGAGCTGCGGGGACTGCTCATCGGCCGGGTCATGTATCGAGCGCGGCAGGAGGGGCGACCCGTCAGGGTGGCTGCGATTGACGCGTCGGGTCGAAGCGAGCTCCTCGTCAGCCCGGACGGTACGGTCTCGGTCGCGCCAGAGGGACCGGACACGTCAGGTCCCGATAGCGGCCGGCTCGTCCCGCCCGCCGTGGCGGAAGGGCGCCCGATACCGGCCCGTGCGGCCGGCGCGCGGGAGGTGAGCGACCCAATGCATTCGGGTGCAGGATTCGGGGCCCCGCCCTCCTTCGAACCCTATCAAGGTGAGCCTCAGGAAAGGTTCGCGTCTGCGCAGCCTCCTGAGTATCAGGCGCCAGCGGCATCAAGGTCCTCCGGTCCCGCAGACCCTGTGTCCATCGTCCCGCCATCGTTCCTGGCCTCAAACTCGGCCAGTGGTCCTCGGCCGACGGGCTGGCGGGCTCATGCTGCTCGGCTCGGTCTGCGGGTCGGGGCAACGGATGCCGAGCGTCAGCAGTGGATCGACGAGCGGGCGGTTGCTCAGCACTGGCCGGGTCCTCGGACCATCGCGGTCCTCAATGGTAAAGGAGGCGCAGGAAAGACTCCGACGTCGATTCTCCTGGCCGGATATTTCGCCCGTCTGGGATCGGGCTCAGTCGTCGCTGCGGATGGTAATGTGACGCGTGGGACGCTGGGGTGGAGAACGGAGCAAGGTCCGCACAATGCCACGATTTTGGACCTGGTGCCTGAGATCGATCGGCTCATGGACCCGGCCGCTCGTAACGGCGACGTGGCTGCCTTCACCCATCACCAGACGGTCGATCAGTTCGACGTGCTGCGTTCCAACCCACTTCTGCTGTCGACTGAGCAGAAGTTGACGCCCGCCCAGCTTGATGGTGTTCAACAGGTGCTCACCCGGTACTACCGCATGATCATCTGGGATACCGGAAACGACGAGGGGGACGAGCTGTGGTTGCGCATCGTGTCCCATGCGGACCAGATCGTCATCGCCACGACAACCCGTGCTGATCATGCCGAGGCCGGACGTCTGCTTCTTGAAGGATTGGCCGCCCGTGATGAGCGAAGCGCGGCGCTCGTTCGCAACGCTGTCGTCGTGGTGTCCCAGGCGGACAAGGAGGAGGCGCGGGCTCAGTCGCTTGCGGACGGATTTACCGCGACGGCCCGGGAGGTCGTGACGATTCCCTACGACGCCGCGATGCGGGAGCAGTGGCTCCGCTCGGACAAGCTTGCGGCCCCGACCCGAGTCGCATGGCTCCACGCGGCGGCAGCCGTTGCCCGGGGACTTTGA
- a CDS encoding type IV secretion system protein, with protein sequence MEDIIKDMLAALTKFDTAGLDNLSKSLQGYNQTAFDAVNSLHDTAVKPVASVIIAIVLVLELARNATHIEGDQQMGVKIIAGTMFKSALLVIAAQKSMLILQAINEVATSIIGGISKVDDPAPSLPEGVSDEISGADGVDQAGMLMLLIIPFLIALAAKLVVQVMVILRFAEMYMLTAFASLPVAFLGHPDTKGMGISYLQRYAAVALHGATLMLATNMYATLVDSSIGAIEGIADDQSLSSWIVSQYPNFLLYPIMLIMLVLASGRLAKALVGQ encoded by the coding sequence ATGGAAGACATTATCAAGGACATGCTCGCAGCGCTCACGAAGTTCGACACCGCGGGCCTGGATAATCTGTCTAAAAGCCTGCAGGGATACAACCAGACCGCTTTTGATGCTGTGAATAGTCTTCATGACACCGCCGTCAAGCCGGTGGCTTCGGTTATCATCGCGATCGTGCTGGTCCTCGAGCTCGCCCGCAACGCGACTCATATCGAGGGTGATCAGCAGATGGGCGTCAAGATCATTGCCGGCACGATGTTCAAGTCGGCGTTGCTCGTTATCGCAGCGCAGAAGTCGATGCTCATTCTGCAGGCGATCAACGAGGTAGCGACTAGCATCATAGGGGGGATTAGCAAGGTCGATGACCCTGCGCCTTCGCTTCCGGAAGGAGTCAGCGATGAGATTTCCGGTGCTGACGGAGTCGATCAAGCCGGCATGCTCATGCTGCTCATCATCCCGTTCCTTATCGCACTCGCGGCAAAGCTGGTCGTTCAGGTCATGGTGATCCTCCGATTCGCGGAGATGTACATGCTCACGGCATTCGCCTCACTGCCCGTTGCGTTTCTGGGCCACCCGGACACGAAGGGGATGGGGATCAGCTACCTTCAGCGATACGCGGCGGTTGCGCTCCACGGGGCGACGCTGATGCTGGCGACGAATATGTACGCCACTCTCGTCGACTCCTCTATCGGCGCCATTGAGGGTATTGCTGACGATCAGTCCCTCAGCTCGTGGATCGTGAGCCAGTACCCCAACTTCCTCTTGTACCCGATCATGCTCATCATGCTCGTTCTCGCCAGCGGGCGGCTCGCCAAGGCTCTCGTCGGACAGTGA